Proteins encoded by one window of Planktothrix tepida PCC 9214:
- a CDS encoding Fe2+-dependent dioxygenase, with amino-acid sequence MLFSIDDILTSEELKFFIDHLTQATFVDGKTTAGWHAKLVKNNQQLDKKTPEAQALREQVQSILKKNALFQSAVLPKIVHSILASRYEDGMSYGTHTDNALMGDQEFWRVDVSFTLFLSDPETYTGGELVIENSDEERSYKLKAGSMIVYPSTTLHRVEPVSQGVRLAIVGWVQSLVRDPANREILFDLDTTRRSIFAKEGKTIEFDLVSKTYTNLLRRWAE; translated from the coding sequence ATGCTGTTCTCGATTGATGATATTTTGACATCAGAGGAATTAAAATTTTTTATTGATCATCTCACTCAAGCTACGTTTGTTGATGGCAAAACAACCGCAGGTTGGCACGCCAAACTCGTTAAGAACAATCAACAGCTTGATAAGAAAACACCGGAAGCTCAAGCTTTGCGGGAACAAGTGCAGTCTATTCTCAAAAAAAATGCCTTATTTCAAAGTGCGGTTTTACCTAAAATTGTTCACTCGATTTTAGCCAGCCGCTACGAAGATGGAATGTCCTATGGAACCCATACAGATAATGCGTTGATGGGAGATCAAGAATTTTGGCGTGTGGATGTTTCGTTTACGTTATTTTTAAGTGATCCTGAAACCTACACAGGCGGAGAATTAGTGATTGAAAATAGTGATGAAGAACGTAGCTATAAATTGAAAGCGGGTTCAATGATTGTTTATCCATCAACAACCTTACACCGAGTTGAACCTGTTAGTCAAGGGGTAAGATTAGCCATTGTGGGATGGGTTCAAAGTTTAGTTCGTGACCCTGCAAATCGAGAAATTTTATTTGATTTAGATACCACTCGCCGTTCTATTTTTGCTAAGGAAGGGAAAACCATTGAGTTTGATTTGGTGTCTAAAACCTATACAAATTTATTGAGAAGATGGGCAGAATAA
- a CDS encoding sirohydrochlorin chelatase encodes MLSPSLLVAHGSRDPRPQQALNLLAKRLGERSGFPIVGTATLELALLPLHQQIQEFAQLSQSWGYSQVQILPLFLSSGVHVNADLPAEIAIAHEQLGSEIQLNLLPYFGSKINRLAALIATKMAMVEIEHWILIAHGSRHPGGNQPIEQLATQIKAIPAYWSVSLHFETQIKALILSGVHRIGIISYFMFSGGITDAIAQSLQQFYQEYPTVEFYLISPLEIDDNLLDLIEDLLK; translated from the coding sequence TTGCTATCCCCATCTTTGCTGGTTGCTCACGGTAGCCGAGATCCTCGTCCCCAACAAGCTTTAAATCTATTGGCAAAACGCTTAGGGGAACGTTCAGGCTTTCCTATAGTTGGAACTGCCACATTAGAATTAGCACTCCTTCCCCTTCATCAACAGATTCAAGAGTTTGCCCAGTTAAGTCAATCTTGGGGATATTCTCAAGTCCAAATTTTACCGTTATTTCTCTCGTCAGGCGTTCATGTTAACGCTGATTTACCCGCAGAAATTGCGATCGCCCACGAACAACTTGGATCAGAAATTCAACTTAATTTATTACCTTATTTTGGGTCTAAAATCAATCGTTTAGCGGCTTTAATCGCAACAAAAATGGCAATGGTTGAGATCGAGCATTGGATTTTAATCGCTCATGGCAGTCGCCATCCAGGGGGAAATCAACCCATTGAACAATTAGCAACTCAAATCAAGGCAATTCCCGCCTATTGGTCAGTTTCTTTACATTTTGAAACTCAAATTAAAGCCTTAATTTTATCGGGAGTTCACCGAATTGGAATTATTTCTTATTTTATGTTTTCCGGTGGTATAACTGATGCGATCGCCCAATCCCTTCAACAGTTTTATCAAGAATACCCCACTGTTGAATTTTATTTAATTTCACCGTTAGAAATTGACGATAATTTACTTGATTTAATTGAAGATTTATTAAAATAA
- a CDS encoding PmeII family type II restriction endonuclease, whose translation MEDSVQPQYHLQPFKVIGGDSGYSKLELKSQETLINWNNQIILGNCLNVLKQIPDHQVDLVITSPPYADSRSKTYGGIHPEEYVNWFLPISAEIKRVLKFNGTFILNIKEKVVNGERHNYVIKLILELQKQGWLWTEEYIWHKKNSYPGKWPNRFRDAWERCLQFNQQKKFKMYQEQVMVPMGDWAKNRLKNLSEVDQIRDNSKVESGFGKNVSNWVGRTMVYPANVLHLATECGNKNHSAAFPKSLPSWFIKLFTEPNDLVLDPFVGSGTTCIAAKELGRNYLGIEIKEDYCNLALSNLDKTVFNVQNQDSVIETISTDSINSNITNSTITQKNYQIYNDYLINHVLSPFYNKRFEKLNNLKLKDILKRKNPYLFKAKNIELAGDFVKSIVDAFLSSQEETIFGHLLESFAIYISETLYGGFKSTLNSVDLEFERGRNYYIVGIKSGINWGNSDQINRMKDNFKKAKNRLREEGKTCDIIAVNGCIYGKDKNPLKTDQDPDKTYYKYAGQDFWNFIAEDDNLYQQMIVPIDIEAQKKDESFKTIYSSKINQMTQEFMQNFMKDNQIDWVKLVDYVSKREENPLDPAIEQLSLDLELGDSET comes from the coding sequence ATGGAAGACTCAGTTCAACCTCAATATCATTTACAACCCTTTAAGGTTATAGGGGGAGATTCTGGGTATTCTAAATTAGAATTGAAGAGTCAAGAAACTCTCATTAACTGGAATAATCAAATTATTTTGGGTAATTGCTTAAATGTATTAAAGCAGATACCTGATCATCAGGTTGATTTAGTGATTACATCCCCACCCTATGCGGATAGTCGTTCTAAAACCTATGGCGGAATTCATCCCGAAGAATATGTTAATTGGTTTTTGCCGATTTCTGCGGAAATCAAGAGAGTCTTAAAATTCAATGGTACATTTATTTTAAATATTAAAGAAAAAGTTGTTAATGGGGAACGACATAATTACGTTATTAAACTTATTTTAGAACTGCAAAAACAAGGTTGGTTATGGACAGAAGAATATATTTGGCATAAGAAAAATAGCTATCCTGGAAAATGGCCGAATCGATTTCGAGATGCGTGGGAACGATGTTTACAATTTAATCAACAAAAAAAGTTTAAAATGTATCAAGAACAAGTTATGGTTCCTATGGGAGATTGGGCTAAAAATCGCCTTAAAAATTTAAGTGAAGTTGATCAAATTCGAGATAACTCTAAAGTTGAGAGTGGGTTTGGAAAAAATGTCTCGAATTGGGTAGGACGAACAATGGTTTATCCGGCAAATGTGTTGCATTTAGCGACGGAATGTGGTAATAAAAATCATAGTGCTGCCTTCCCAAAGTCTTTGCCGTCGTGGTTTATTAAATTATTTACTGAACCGAATGATCTGGTATTAGACCCCTTTGTCGGTTCAGGAACAACTTGTATCGCAGCTAAAGAGTTGGGAAGAAATTATTTAGGGATTGAAATCAAAGAAGACTATTGTAATCTTGCCTTATCGAATCTTGATAAAACAGTATTTAATGTTCAAAATCAAGACTCAGTTATCGAAACTATCTCAACCGATTCTATTAATTCTAATATCACAAATTCAACGATAACTCAAAAAAATTATCAAATTTATAATGACTATCTGATTAATCATGTTTTGTCTCCTTTTTATAATAAACGATTTGAAAAATTGAATAACCTTAAACTGAAAGATATTCTTAAACGGAAAAATCCTTACTTATTCAAAGCCAAGAATATTGAACTTGCAGGTGATTTTGTTAAAAGTATAGTTGATGCTTTTCTTTCTTCTCAAGAAGAAACAATTTTTGGTCATTTATTAGAAAGCTTTGCTATTTATATCTCAGAAACTCTTTATGGGGGATTTAAGTCAACGTTGAATAGTGTTGATTTAGAATTTGAACGAGGAAGAAATTATTATATTGTGGGAATTAAGTCAGGAATTAACTGGGGTAACTCTGATCAAATTAATCGCATGAAAGATAACTTTAAGAAAGCCAAAAATAGACTAAGAGAAGAAGGAAAAACTTGTGATATTATTGCAGTTAATGGCTGCATCTATGGAAAAGACAAAAATCCTTTAAAAACCGATCAAGATCCAGATAAAACCTACTATAAATATGCAGGTCAAGATTTTTGGAATTTTATTGCAGAGGATGATAACCTATATCAACAAATGATTGTCCCGATTGATATAGAAGCTCAAAAAAAAGATGAAAGTTTTAAAACCATCTATTCCAGTAAAATTAATCAAATGACGCAAGAGTTTATGCAAAATTTCATGAAAGACAATCAAATTGACTGGGTTAAACTGGTTGATTATGTTTCTAAGCGAGAAGAAAACCCTTTAGATCCTGCTATTGAACAGTTATCCTTAGATTTAGAATTAGGAGATTCGGAAACTTAA
- a CDS encoding histone deacetylase family protein yields MLTVIYSDEFLNHKTGLFHPERPERLTAIVNALKSVSWAEKLDWKLPTPVMDRLQPLMRLLETVHTSSHIQRVKAIADQGGGYLDGDTPMSAESYDVALLAVSAWLDGVDQVLTTGHPAFVLARPPGHHAEADRGMGFCLFSNAAIAAYYGLEQPGIEKVAILDWDVHHGNGTQALVEDDPRIAYCSLHQSPCYPGTGYAEERGSHNNVLNLPLSPGSTIDLYKPAFQHYILPFLQQVQPDLLIVSAGYDANQDDPLASISLQPEDYGLFTEYCLQLTPRILFGLEGGYDLPSLSQSVVATLEKCL; encoded by the coding sequence ATGCTAACAGTTATTTATTCTGACGAATTCCTCAACCATAAGACCGGATTATTCCATCCAGAACGGCCAGAACGGTTAACAGCGATAGTAAATGCCTTGAAATCGGTATCTTGGGCCGAAAAGTTAGACTGGAAACTACCCACTCCGGTGATGGATCGGCTGCAACCGTTGATGAGGTTATTGGAAACGGTACATACCTCTTCCCATATTCAACGAGTCAAAGCGATCGCCGATCAGGGGGGGGGTTATTTGGATGGAGATACCCCCATGTCGGCTGAAAGTTATGATGTGGCACTGTTGGCGGTGAGTGCCTGGTTGGATGGGGTGGATCAAGTCTTGACAACGGGACATCCGGCTTTTGTTTTAGCGCGTCCCCCCGGACATCATGCCGAAGCTGATCGAGGGATGGGATTTTGCTTATTTTCTAACGCAGCGATCGCGGCTTATTATGGCTTAGAACAACCGGGGATTGAGAAAGTCGCTATCTTAGATTGGGATGTGCATCATGGCAATGGAACCCAAGCGTTAGTGGAAGATGATCCTCGGATCGCTTACTGTTCGTTACATCAATCCCCCTGTTATCCGGGGACGGGATATGCGGAAGAACGTGGCTCTCACAACAATGTGCTGAATCTTCCCCTGTCTCCGGGTAGCACCATTGATCTCTACAAACCCGCCTTTCAACATTATATCTTGCCCTTTTTACAACAGGTACAGCCGGATTTGCTGATTGTGAGTGCGGGATATGATGCCAACCAGGATGATCCCTTAGCCAGTATTTCTCTACAACCAGAAGACTACGGACTGTTTACTGAATATTGTTTACAACTCACTCCCCGCATTCTGTTTGGACTAGAAGGCGGTTATGATTTACCCAGTCTCTCCCAGTCCGTTGTCGCCACCTTGGAAAAATGCCTTTAG